The following coding sequences lie in one Nocardioides sambongensis genomic window:
- a CDS encoding Mu transposase C-terminal domain-containing protein, giving the protein MSNKPKHLRPLLNEVIDALCLIQAEGGTVTPALVRQHAQTSGYSTRHIRRTLAATHPTDPAHTPLPARPNRPNRVVRTAYAAHAAHCALGERGNAVCDRDDRDAWDGRATTTVLDEAVVSTAVFLCAGNMAAALRLLAKDCPDLQLPSIRTFRRVVHRVMGSGQLAYAREGTQGYRNAQVYLSNSYPHRLSDLLMDHSELPLYVVPNGHTQAVKPWLTVVLDGRTRFLLSWVVTFGRPTAEEVRVALMQAITLRTAPDGTTVVGGLPVRVVWDRGLEFLSDLMNESCNRLGINPVALPAYAPHLKGRVERFFRTLKPALAELPGYTDGPHDLRGNSALATHATSEDELLVWLADWADTYAINHVISTTQQTPLQMWQSDPYPTTEVPPEQLWQDFLTAKHACKVSKNGIRFDTIDWVIPDRDMNAFAGRKVEIRHLPHDRSYIEVFLDGEHLGTAYPKNALNADQTEEFLARRKQARQAAQQRFTVANRVRHNHDGAIRIAKNKKGKYHTVPTPSTSEAAVPGDYSDLFTSNDEALASYIGEDPGQPTLPL; this is encoded by the coding sequence ATGTCCAACAAGCCCAAGCACCTGCGCCCGCTCCTCAACGAAGTGATCGATGCCCTCTGCCTGATCCAGGCCGAGGGTGGCACCGTGACCCCCGCCCTGGTCCGTCAGCACGCCCAGACCTCGGGCTACTCCACGCGCCACATCCGCCGCACCCTCGCCGCCACGCACCCGACCGACCCCGCCCACACACCCCTTCCGGCCCGCCCGAACCGCCCGAACCGAGTGGTTCGGACCGCCTACGCCGCCCACGCGGCCCACTGCGCCCTGGGCGAGCGCGGCAACGCCGTCTGCGACCGGGACGACCGGGACGCGTGGGATGGACGAGCCACGACGACCGTGTTGGACGAGGCGGTCGTGAGCACCGCGGTGTTCCTCTGCGCGGGGAACATGGCCGCCGCCCTGAGGCTGCTCGCGAAGGACTGCCCGGACCTCCAGCTCCCCAGCATCCGCACGTTCCGGCGGGTGGTCCACCGCGTCATGGGAAGCGGCCAGCTCGCCTACGCACGCGAAGGAACCCAGGGCTATCGCAATGCGCAGGTCTATCTCAGCAACTCCTATCCCCACCGGCTCAGCGACCTGCTCATGGACCACTCCGAGCTCCCCCTCTACGTCGTGCCCAACGGTCACACCCAGGCGGTCAAGCCGTGGCTGACCGTGGTTCTCGACGGACGCACCCGGTTCCTGCTCTCCTGGGTCGTGACCTTCGGCCGGCCCACCGCTGAAGAGGTCCGCGTCGCACTGATGCAGGCCATCACCCTGCGCACCGCCCCCGACGGCACCACCGTGGTCGGGGGACTCCCCGTACGGGTTGTGTGGGACCGAGGGCTGGAGTTCCTCTCCGACCTGATGAACGAGTCGTGCAACCGGCTCGGGATCAATCCGGTCGCGCTGCCTGCCTACGCACCCCACCTCAAGGGCCGCGTCGAACGCTTCTTCCGCACCCTCAAGCCCGCCCTGGCCGAGCTCCCCGGCTACACCGACGGGCCCCACGACCTGCGCGGCAACAGCGCCTTGGCAACCCACGCGACCAGCGAGGACGAGCTCCTGGTCTGGCTGGCCGATTGGGCCGACACCTACGCCATCAACCACGTCATCAGCACCACCCAGCAGACACCGCTGCAAATGTGGCAGTCCGACCCGTACCCAACCACCGAGGTTCCCCCCGAACAGCTGTGGCAGGACTTCCTGACCGCCAAGCACGCCTGCAAGGTCAGCAAGAACGGCATCCGGTTCGACACCATCGACTGGGTCATCCCCGACCGCGACATGAACGCCTTCGCGGGTCGCAAGGTCGAGATCCGCCACCTGCCCCACGACCGCAGCTACATCGAGGTCTTCCTCGACGGCGAACACCTCGGCACCGCCTACCCCAAGAATGCGTTGAACGCCGACCAGACCGAGGAGTTCCTGGCCCGCCGCAAGCAGGCACGACAGGCCGCCCAGCAGCGGTTCACCGTCGCCAACCGCGTCCGACACAATCACGACGGCGCGATCCGCATCGCCAAGAACAAGAAGGGCAAGTACCACACCGTCCCCACCCCCTCCACCAGCGAGGCCGCCGTGCCCGGCGACTACTCCGACTTGTTCACCAGCAACGACGAGGCCCTGGCCAGCTACATCGGCGAGGACCCCGGCCAACCGACCCTCCCGCTGTGA
- a CDS encoding type II toxin-antitoxin system HipA family toxin, translating into MLTGPEPSDPARGAWWLEQDTIRALMAIDRADVYKAGRLAAHLSLTPDGGVEFGYTREWLRNRGAAIATTLPLRPAPVRGDRVPVFFAGLLPEGRRFQTLLGAVRRAGHGTGPGGRAGTPGPRAPLDLRPEQPPTPGEEFRLLLAVGSNTVGDVQVVPADHPPAWARPCLRGPDFAHFSQMSFTDLVTALGTQVDPVALPGVQDKVSAGLTHDACRVAKDGGEQHLLLKLVAPRYRYLVENEHFFLTAARGHGIPAPTTRIVHDSDGAAALAVSRFDRVLTSEGVQALPVEDGCQVLGLRPEAKYTVGTGQVLAALAAVCEDPAAAAEQLLAQVVFAYLSVNGDAHAKNFSILGDHDGRWRPSPAYDLPSTFFYGQHTAALGVAGIRGPNITGRRFIALAEQHLGLCATRARQTIDRVAATADHWLTAVDQLPFDRRRATKFRRVVRTRQQFLMLH; encoded by the coding sequence GTGTTGACCGGACCGGAGCCGAGCGACCCGGCACGCGGAGCGTGGTGGCTGGAGCAGGACACCATCCGCGCGCTGATGGCGATCGATCGTGCCGATGTGTACAAGGCCGGTCGTCTCGCGGCTCACCTGAGCCTCACCCCGGACGGGGGCGTGGAGTTCGGATACACCCGGGAGTGGCTGCGCAACCGGGGCGCCGCGATCGCCACGACTCTGCCCCTACGACCCGCACCGGTTCGTGGGGACCGGGTGCCGGTGTTCTTCGCCGGCTTGCTGCCCGAGGGCCGACGCTTTCAGACGCTTCTCGGTGCCGTCCGAAGGGCCGGGCACGGCACCGGGCCGGGCGGTCGCGCCGGCACGCCAGGCCCGCGTGCCCCGCTCGACCTTCGGCCCGAGCAACCACCTACCCCGGGCGAGGAGTTCCGCCTCCTCCTGGCCGTGGGCAGCAACACCGTCGGCGACGTCCAAGTCGTGCCCGCCGATCACCCACCAGCATGGGCGAGGCCGTGCCTACGTGGGCCTGACTTCGCCCACTTCTCCCAGATGTCCTTCACAGATCTGGTCACTGCTCTCGGGACGCAGGTGGACCCGGTCGCCCTGCCTGGCGTGCAGGACAAGGTCTCCGCCGGCCTCACCCACGATGCGTGCAGAGTCGCCAAAGATGGCGGCGAGCAGCACCTGCTGCTCAAGCTGGTGGCGCCGCGGTACCGCTACCTCGTCGAGAACGAGCACTTCTTCCTCACCGCCGCCCGTGGTCACGGCATCCCCGCGCCCACCACACGGATCGTGCACGACAGCGACGGTGCTGCTGCGCTGGCGGTGTCCAGGTTCGACCGTGTCCTCACGTCCGAAGGGGTGCAGGCGTTGCCGGTCGAGGACGGCTGCCAGGTCCTCGGTCTGCGGCCGGAAGCGAAGTACACTGTCGGCACCGGGCAGGTACTGGCTGCACTGGCAGCGGTGTGCGAAGACCCCGCGGCCGCAGCCGAGCAACTCCTTGCCCAGGTCGTGTTCGCCTATCTGAGCGTGAACGGCGACGCGCACGCCAAGAACTTCTCCATCCTCGGCGACCACGATGGCCGCTGGCGACCCTCCCCGGCCTACGACCTGCCCTCCACCTTCTTCTACGGCCAACACACCGCCGCGCTCGGTGTCGCGGGAATACGCGGCCCCAACATCACCGGCCGCAGATTCATCGCCCTCGCCGAACAGCATCTCGGGCTCTGCGCCACGAGGGCCCGACAAACCATCGACCGGGTAGCCGCTACCGCCGACCACTGGCTGACCGCGGTCGACCAACTGCCCTTCGACCGCCGGCGAGCCACAAAGTTCCGCAGGGTCGTCCGCACCCGCCAGCAGTTCCTCATGCTCCACTAG
- a CDS encoding helix-turn-helix domain-containing protein → MIDTTHLRVLRTDRGYSQRNLAKAAGVDPATIRRVEDGADPGDLPLRVLDRIATALGVPPATLLRPPDQTGPDDHPVPGTGRPTDTSAERSRRLRQRIGSTLATTGTTLSALAATLDTPIETVEAELEALTDHLHALGISLARHGETLRLNPLNVHPPATATPAASAHPTGPMNVNQARLLRRIQRGEDVRRSLSKTDREITLPNLARTGLVDTSQTIPATPDTLCDYPGG, encoded by the coding sequence ATGATCGACACCACCCACCTCCGCGTCCTCAGAACCGACCGCGGCTACTCCCAACGAAACCTCGCCAAAGCCGCCGGCGTCGACCCCGCCACCATCCGCCGCGTCGAAGACGGCGCCGACCCCGGCGACCTCCCCTTACGCGTCCTCGACCGCATCGCCACAGCGCTCGGCGTCCCGCCCGCAACGCTCCTGCGCCCACCCGACCAAACCGGACCAGACGACCACCCCGTCCCCGGCACCGGAAGACCTACTGACACCTCCGCGGAGCGGTCGCGCCGCCTGCGCCAACGCATCGGCAGCACCCTGGCCACCACAGGGACCACCCTCAGCGCCCTCGCCGCCACCCTCGACACCCCCATCGAGACCGTCGAAGCAGAACTGGAGGCGCTCACCGACCACCTCCACGCCCTCGGGATCAGCCTCGCCCGCCACGGCGAAACCCTGCGACTCAACCCGCTCAACGTCCACCCACCGGCAACCGCCACGCCAGCCGCGTCGGCGCACCCCACGGGCCCTATGAACGTCAACCAAGCCCGACTCCTACGACGCATCCAAAGAGGCGAAGACGTCCGCCGCAGCCTGAGCAAGACCGACCGCGAAATCACCCTCCCCAACCTCGCCCGCACCGGCCTCGTCGACACCAGCCAAACCATCCCCGCCACGCCCGACACCCTCTGCGACTACCCAGGGGGCTAG
- a CDS encoding AAA family ATPase, with protein sequence MAAPVAAPVAALSATVAGPEHGSGDGRRLVATPAVKDVRQTAGYVIPRAEGMLVHGPIGTGRSTAVKAYLQEQALPWHWLDLSPGLSAKQLDTRLLRQVATDDVDLPQRDVQDDLVDALAAQPRILVIRHAERLTTEAAGELQWLHDRPDAAWSLILIGNETVGTAIHRDPLLANAITGTVRVGPLKDRNLLSTLQSLHPLFLTADPQLLIRIDDKVCHGNLGHWTRFLDRALALHHQHQAQHTALPDSLDNDHPRLDVPLAKATLQALRQLPQPRR encoded by the coding sequence GTGGCCGCCCCCGTGGCCGCCCCGGTGGCGGCACTGAGCGCGACCGTTGCCGGACCCGAACATGGGTCCGGCGACGGCCGTCGCCTGGTTGCCACGCCCGCCGTGAAGGACGTCCGACAAACCGCCGGCTACGTGATCCCCCGCGCGGAAGGAATGCTCGTCCACGGCCCTATCGGCACTGGCAGATCGACCGCCGTGAAGGCCTACCTCCAGGAGCAGGCACTGCCGTGGCACTGGCTCGACCTCTCTCCGGGCCTGAGCGCCAAACAGCTCGACACCCGCCTCCTGCGCCAGGTCGCCACCGACGACGTCGACCTCCCGCAGCGCGACGTACAAGACGACCTCGTCGACGCTCTCGCCGCACAACCCCGGATCCTTGTCATCCGACATGCCGAACGCCTCACCACCGAGGCCGCAGGCGAACTTCAGTGGCTCCACGACAGACCCGACGCAGCCTGGTCCCTGATCCTGATCGGCAACGAGACCGTCGGCACCGCAATCCACCGCGACCCGCTACTCGCCAACGCCATCACCGGCACCGTACGCGTCGGCCCACTCAAGGACCGCAACCTACTCAGCACCCTGCAAAGCCTGCATCCGCTGTTCCTCACCGCCGACCCCCAACTCCTGATCCGGATCGACGACAAGGTCTGCCACGGCAACCTGGGCCACTGGACCCGGTTCCTGGACCGCGCACTCGCACTCCACCACCAGCACCAGGCCCAACACACGGCTCTGCCTGACTCACTGGACAACGACCACCCCCGCCTCGACGTACCCCTCGCCAAAGCCACCCTCCAAGCGCTTCGCCAACTGCCCCAGCCCCGCAGGTAA